In Alkalihalobacillus sp. FSL W8-0930, a single window of DNA contains:
- the lepA gene encoding translation elongation factor 4 — protein MNNEERIERRDRIRNFSIIAHIDHGKSTLADRILELTGALTHREMKEQTLDAMDLERERGITIKLNAVQLTYKAKDGVEYIFHLIDTPGHVDFTYEVSRSLAACEGALLIVDAAQGIEAQTLANVYLALDNDLEILPVINKIDLPSAEPDRVKQEVEDVIGLDTSEAVHASAKNGIGIEEILEQVVEKVPAPTGDPSAPFKALIFDSLYDAYRGVIAYIRVVEGTIKPGDRIRMMATGKEFEVSEIGVFTPKATKKDELTVGDVGFLTAAIKNVGDTRVGDTITSADNPTDEPLPGYRRMNPMVYCGLYPVDTGEYNDLREALERLELNDASLQYEPETSQALGFGFRCGFLGLLHMEIIQERIEREFGITLITTAPSVIYTVSLTNGDSVRIDNPSNMPDAQKIEQVEEPYVRASVMVPNDYVGSVMELCQKKRGIFIDMQYLDANRVQIVYEIPLSEIVYDFFDQLKSNTKGYASFDYELIGYKASKLVKMDILLNGETVDALSIIVHRDSAYERGKIIVEKLKELIPRQQFEVPIQASIGQKIIARSTIKAMRKNVLAKCYGGDISRKRKLLEKQKEGKKRMKSVGNVEVPQEAFMAVLRMDE, from the coding sequence ATGAATAATGAAGAACGTATTGAAAGGCGAGATCGGATTCGTAACTTCTCGATTATCGCCCATATTGACCATGGAAAGTCTACGCTTGCCGACCGGATTCTTGAATTGACTGGAGCGCTAACACATCGTGAAATGAAGGAACAAACGCTTGATGCGATGGACTTAGAGCGTGAGCGAGGTATTACCATCAAGCTGAATGCGGTTCAATTAACATATAAAGCGAAGGATGGCGTAGAGTACATTTTTCACTTAATTGATACACCGGGACACGTCGACTTTACATACGAAGTTTCTCGTAGTCTTGCTGCCTGTGAGGGTGCTCTCTTAATTGTAGATGCTGCGCAAGGGATTGAAGCACAAACGCTTGCCAATGTGTATCTTGCCCTTGATAACGACCTTGAGATCCTGCCCGTTATTAATAAGATCGATTTACCGAGTGCGGAGCCAGACCGTGTGAAGCAGGAAGTTGAAGACGTGATTGGCCTTGATACGTCTGAGGCTGTCCATGCATCTGCGAAAAATGGAATAGGAATTGAGGAAATACTTGAGCAGGTTGTTGAAAAAGTGCCAGCGCCTACTGGAGATCCAAGTGCTCCATTTAAAGCATTAATCTTTGATTCCTTGTATGATGCGTACCGTGGAGTGATTGCTTACATTCGTGTGGTTGAAGGAACAATCAAACCAGGTGACCGGATTCGTATGATGGCAACTGGGAAAGAGTTCGAAGTAAGTGAAATCGGTGTATTCACTCCTAAAGCAACTAAAAAGGATGAATTAACGGTTGGTGATGTAGGATTCCTTACAGCCGCCATAAAAAATGTAGGGGATACACGAGTAGGGGATACCATTACAAGTGCTGACAACCCGACAGATGAACCACTTCCAGGATATCGTCGAATGAATCCAATGGTATACTGCGGATTGTATCCGGTTGATACGGGGGAATATAATGATTTACGTGAAGCGTTAGAGCGTCTTGAGTTAAATGATGCCTCGCTTCAATATGAGCCGGAGACTTCTCAAGCATTAGGATTTGGATTCCGTTGTGGATTCCTAGGTCTATTGCACATGGAGATCATTCAAGAGCGTATTGAACGTGAATTTGGGATTACTCTTATTACGACAGCTCCAAGTGTTATCTATACGGTTTCACTGACAAATGGTGATTCTGTACGAATTGATAACCCTTCAAACATGCCAGATGCTCAAAAAATTGAGCAAGTAGAAGAGCCATATGTACGTGCAAGTGTGATGGTTCCAAATGATTACGTAGGATCGGTAATGGAGCTTTGCCAAAAGAAACGTGGTATTTTCATTGATATGCAATATTTAGATGCAAACCGCGTTCAAATTGTGTACGAGATTCCATTGTCTGAAATTGTGTATGATTTCTTTGATCAATTAAAATCAAACACGAAGGGCTATGCGTCATTTGATTACGAGCTAATTGGATACAAAGCTTCAAAGCTTGTAAAAATGGATATTCTTCTTAACGGAGAAACAGTTGATGCATTATCGATTATTGTACACCGTGATTCTGCTTATGAGCGCGGGAAGATTATTGTTGAGAAGCTGAAGGAACTAATTCCGAGGCAGCAATTTGAAGTCCCTATCCAAGCAAGTATCGGTCAAAAAATTATTGCACGCTCAACGATCAAAGCAATGCGTAAAAACGTACTTGCAAAATGTTATGGTGGAGATATTTCACGTAAACGTAAGCTACTAGAGAAACAAAAAGAAGGTAAGAAACGAATGAAGTCTGTCGGTAACGTCGAGGTGCCTCAAGAGGCATTTATGGCTGTACTGCGGATGGATGAATAA
- a CDS encoding ComE operon protein 2, producing MERISWDQYFMAQSHLLSLRSTCPRLMVGATIVRDKRIIAGGYNGSVSGEAHCLDDGCMVVDNHCIRTVHAEINALLQCSKFGVPTEGAEIYVTHFPCVHCSKSIIQAGIRRVYYATEYKNDPYAEQIFKAAGVECIAVELDEAIMDRRYQEKLNLTVSLLKELEKADIPTELLQDFLSKSREIYSKV from the coding sequence ATGGAACGTATCTCATGGGATCAATATTTCATGGCGCAAAGTCATTTATTAAGTTTACGTAGTACATGCCCAAGACTGATGGTAGGGGCAACAATTGTTCGTGATAAACGCATCATTGCAGGAGGTTATAACGGGTCTGTAAGCGGTGAGGCACACTGCTTAGATGACGGATGTATGGTTGTTGATAATCACTGCATCAGAACTGTTCACGCTGAAATTAATGCACTTCTTCAATGCTCGAAGTTTGGTGTTCCGACGGAAGGGGCAGAAATATATGTCACTCACTTTCCGTGTGTTCATTGCTCAAAATCCATTATTCAGGCTGGGATTCGCAGGGTTTACTACGCCACCGAATATAAAAATGATCCTTATGCTGAGCAGATCTTTAAGGCAGCAGGGGTTGAATGTATTGCAGTTGAGCTTGATGAAGCGATTATGGATCGCCGCTATCAAGAGAAATTAAACTTAACTGTATCCTTATTAAAAGAACTTGAAAAAGCGGATATTCCAACTGAACTTTTACAGGACTTCCTCTCTAAAAGTCGTGAGATCTATTCTAAAGTGTAA
- a CDS encoding stage II sporulation protein P — protein sequence MKRAGYRGITIKVNRTSIKQLIISCVLGVISLFILISLLTSIGQARGVTSDNIHEWSVGLVGEQLLQVMGMENSHFTDMLPEGEKHMQLAPLAFHIMTSLNPEDPRSYLGRELPGFTFFDSQIYIAGEGTDYTTLSHESSPPIDVQLAERDAKEESLEKVIQLEKEAEDAKRKQAESEQNTGDKNVVYLINTHDTESFLPELTSKEAFNKKVNITQTSEKLKQELEKRGIGTVKEDRSVQESLHEKGWSYNRSYDASRLFIEEAVNGPEDFELFFDLHRDSYGRDRTTATINGVDYARVFFVVGGNNPGSDVNAKMAKELNALLEKKYPGLTRGVLNKEGAKTNGVFNQDLSPQMMLVEVGGVENTLEETYRSAEALADVISEYYWNQQEEE from the coding sequence ATGAAACGAGCGGGGTATCGAGGCATAACGATTAAAGTCAATCGGACAAGCATCAAGCAACTCATTATTTCGTGTGTACTTGGTGTCATTAGTTTGTTTATCCTAATTAGTCTGTTAACTTCAATTGGACAAGCGCGTGGCGTCACTTCAGATAACATACATGAATGGTCTGTAGGTTTAGTGGGCGAACAGTTATTACAAGTGATGGGGATGGAGAATAGTCACTTTACGGACATGCTGCCTGAAGGTGAGAAGCATATGCAGCTTGCTCCTTTAGCTTTTCATATTATGACCAGTTTAAATCCAGAGGACCCGCGAAGTTATTTAGGGAGAGAACTTCCTGGATTCACATTCTTTGATTCGCAAATTTATATTGCAGGTGAAGGGACGGATTATACAACGTTGTCTCATGAATCAAGTCCACCTATTGATGTACAGCTAGCTGAGCGGGATGCGAAAGAGGAGAGTTTGGAGAAAGTCATCCAGCTTGAGAAAGAAGCAGAGGATGCAAAGCGAAAGCAAGCTGAATCCGAGCAAAACACTGGAGATAAAAATGTTGTTTACTTAATTAACACACATGATACAGAGTCATTTCTTCCGGAATTAACATCGAAAGAGGCATTTAATAAAAAAGTGAATATTACACAAACAAGTGAAAAATTAAAACAGGAGCTTGAGAAACGTGGAATTGGCACGGTGAAGGAAGATCGAAGTGTGCAAGAAAGCCTTCATGAAAAAGGATGGAGCTATAATCGCTCGTATGATGCATCGAGACTTTTCATTGAAGAAGCGGTTAATGGTCCAGAGGACTTTGAATTGTTTTTTGATTTACATCGAGATTCATACGGCAGAGATCGAACAACAGCGACAATTAATGGTGTTGATTATGCAAGAGTATTCTTTGTAGTCGGTGGGAACAACCCAGGTTCAGACGTGAATGCAAAGATGGCTAAGGAGCTTAATGCACTGCTTGAAAAGAAATATCCTGGTTTAACTCGTGGGGTATTAAATAAAGAAGGTGCAAAAACAAATGGTGTGTTTAATCAGGATTTATCGCCTCAGATGATGTTAGTTGAGGTGGGAGGAGTCGAAAATACACTCGAGGAAACGTACCGTTCCGCTGAAGCGCTAGCAGATGTCATATCTGAATACTATTGGAATCAACAAGAGGAGGAGTAG
- a CDS encoding helix-hairpin-helix domain-containing protein produces MHPFIKTYWIHVVAGFASVLTLTLASILVFVSFSQQDDQQDSLEEWLTGDIAPEDPEEGEDLPESSIMVDVKGAVIQPGIYELEPQSRVIDAINAAGGLSEDGDANQLNFAMILQDEMQIYAPAEGEEMSGMLSQNIGSASTQQDSQSAGPLVNINTALEAELETLNGVGPSKSASIIAYREENGPFTTIEDLMNVSGIGEKSFEKLKAEITVQ; encoded by the coding sequence TTGCATCCATTCATTAAGACTTACTGGATCCATGTCGTTGCAGGTTTCGCATCAGTGCTAACTCTTACACTTGCTTCAATTTTAGTATTTGTGAGCTTTTCACAACAAGATGATCAGCAGGACTCATTAGAGGAATGGTTAACAGGGGACATTGCGCCTGAGGATCCTGAAGAAGGAGAGGATCTACCTGAATCATCTATTATGGTGGATGTAAAGGGTGCAGTCATACAACCTGGAATCTATGAGCTGGAACCACAAAGCAGGGTGATTGATGCTATTAACGCTGCTGGGGGATTATCGGAGGATGGCGATGCAAATCAATTAAACTTTGCCATGATTCTGCAAGACGAAATGCAAATTTATGCTCCTGCTGAAGGAGAGGAGATGTCCGGGATGCTCTCTCAGAATATAGGGAGCGCTTCAACTCAACAAGATAGTCAATCAGCAGGACCGTTAGTAAATATTAACACGGCCTTGGAAGCTGAGCTTGAAACGTTAAATGGAGTTGGTCCTTCAAAATCAGCCAGTATTATCGCATATCGCGAAGAGAATGGTCCATTTACGACGATAGAAGATTTAATGAATGTAAGTGGAATTGGTGAAAAATCATTTGAAAAGCTTAAAGCAGAAATTACTGTTCAGTAA
- the comER gene encoding late competence protein ComER, producing the protein MTKIGVIGTGSMGTMLVDAFLESHALQESEITVFNRSKQKALRLKESYTQLQVASSSKDVVDGSEIIFVCVKPPQIPALLEDIADHLKPSHLLVSITSPITVEAIEANVPSKVARAIPSLINQTLSGPSLLSFGSRCTSLDKDILTQLLSHISEPLEISEDITRVSSDIASCGPAFFSFLTQGFIDAAVRQTNITESEATELATNMLIGLGKLFEEKRFTLTSLQERICVPGGITGEGIDVLRNETGLMFDHLFQRTHRKYYIEKNHIEDSLYKKGRLSK; encoded by the coding sequence ATGACCAAGATAGGAGTTATTGGAACAGGAAGTATGGGGACAATGCTTGTCGACGCATTTTTAGAATCACACGCCCTACAGGAGAGCGAGATAACCGTTTTTAATCGGAGTAAGCAAAAGGCGTTACGTTTAAAAGAGTCATATACACAATTACAAGTAGCTTCTTCTTCAAAAGATGTTGTAGATGGTTCTGAAATCATTTTTGTTTGTGTTAAGCCACCGCAAATCCCTGCCTTACTTGAGGATATTGCTGATCATTTAAAGCCTTCACATCTACTTGTCTCCATAACAAGCCCTATTACAGTGGAAGCCATTGAAGCTAATGTCCCTTCTAAAGTCGCAAGAGCCATACCTAGCTTAATTAACCAGACACTGTCCGGACCATCTTTATTAAGCTTTGGGAGCAGATGTACGTCACTCGACAAAGACATATTAACTCAATTACTTAGCCATATTTCAGAGCCTCTTGAAATTAGTGAAGACATCACCCGTGTTTCTTCTGACATTGCAAGCTGTGGTCCTGCATTCTTTAGCTTTTTAACACAAGGGTTCATTGATGCCGCAGTCAGACAAACGAATATTACAGAAAGTGAAGCAACAGAACTTGCTACAAACATGTTAATTGGTCTTGGAAAGTTATTTGAGGAGAAGCGTTTTACTTTAACAAGTCTTCAAGAAAGGATTTGTGTTCCTGGAGGAATTACTGGAGAAGGAATTGACGTGTTGCGAAATGAAACAGGATTGATGTTTGATCATTTGTTCCAGCGAACCCATCGTAAATATTACATTGAAAAGAACCATATAGAGGATTCACTTTATAAAAAAGGAAGACTTTCTAAATAG
- a CDS encoding DNA internalization-related competence protein ComEC/Rec2 yields the protein MFIGLISAVLGLLSAIREFDLALGGSIALLFLYCFLQKGQRAKALLISLVIFSLFFLRGVFAEETNVTLFNEGPFITHGVVKGIPRVNGDAISFQVKLEQGERFQVTGILAHEDEQRAWNQLRPGDRCYFKGELEIPNEPSNFFEFNYKRYLYQQSIHWLYRISPSQSTCESERGSWLDQFNGWRMDRIHSIQDTYHESTSGLIVALTYGDRYFIDQDVLSAYEKLGVIHLLAVSGMHVGMLTAFLFYLFIRLGLTKERAMELLMIGLPFYAILAGAAPPVIRASSMSFIVLLCLRLKRKVHPLFGIGLVSFVFLMVNPYALLQLGFQLSFLISFSLLISAPTIRALYPSYLKQMMSVTLIAQLITLPLILYHFYEWNVISLPLNMIYIPFITMVALPSSFLASLFDLFLPSFLNLPYYLLETIVPPVHHTLMYINRFSLGSYNPGKPSDWQLSLMYVVILYVLYIWEIQRKKWMMHSLLWILIVLVSMKLTPYLKLEATVTMLDVGQGDSYVIELPRRKGVVVIDTGGVIRFSSEPWQKRKNQFDTGKDVVVPYLKAKGISSIDQLVLTHGDHDHIGGAEGMISEMAVKELLYGRGPLTKDGEKQVLRSFADEGTKISLVEAGDSWSFDDNHFVVLSPLPDEREEDINERSIVIAASIEGTRWLFTGDLGEKGEKRLIEHYPNLQVDILKAGHHGSLTSSSEQLLDHVEPKVALISVGRNNRHGHPHPEVISRFEARRMRIYRTDFDGAVQITWKLGDIRVETVLESDKTGP from the coding sequence TTGTTTATTGGGCTGATATCAGCCGTTCTAGGGTTATTAAGTGCTATTCGAGAGTTCGACTTAGCACTTGGTGGATCCATCGCACTTTTGTTTCTATATTGTTTCCTCCAAAAAGGACAAAGAGCGAAGGCATTACTGATTAGTTTGGTCATATTTTCGCTTTTCTTTTTACGGGGGGTGTTTGCTGAAGAAACAAATGTCACACTCTTTAATGAGGGACCGTTCATCACTCATGGAGTCGTTAAAGGAATTCCAAGAGTGAATGGAGATGCAATCTCTTTTCAAGTAAAACTAGAGCAAGGCGAGCGGTTTCAGGTTACGGGAATCCTGGCTCATGAGGATGAACAAAGAGCTTGGAATCAGCTCCGGCCTGGTGACCGTTGCTATTTTAAAGGAGAGCTTGAGATTCCAAACGAGCCTTCAAACTTTTTTGAATTCAATTATAAGAGATATCTCTATCAACAATCGATTCATTGGCTTTACCGAATAAGTCCTTCACAATCTACATGCGAAAGTGAACGTGGAAGCTGGTTAGATCAATTTAATGGCTGGCGGATGGACCGGATCCATTCGATTCAAGATACATATCATGAGAGTACGTCAGGATTGATTGTAGCGCTCACTTACGGGGATCGTTATTTCATTGATCAAGATGTCTTGTCAGCTTATGAAAAGCTTGGAGTCATTCATTTATTGGCTGTTTCTGGAATGCATGTGGGAATGCTTACCGCTTTTTTATTTTATTTATTTATTCGATTGGGCTTAACAAAGGAAAGAGCCATGGAGCTATTAATGATCGGATTGCCTTTTTATGCAATTCTTGCTGGAGCTGCCCCACCAGTAATTAGAGCTTCTTCCATGAGTTTTATTGTGCTTTTATGTTTGCGGTTAAAGAGAAAGGTTCACCCTTTATTTGGTATTGGTTTAGTGAGCTTTGTTTTCCTTATGGTAAATCCATATGCTTTGCTACAACTAGGTTTTCAGTTATCTTTTCTTATTTCCTTCTCTCTTCTAATCTCTGCCCCTACAATCCGTGCGTTGTATCCTTCGTATCTTAAACAAATGATGTCTGTGACGCTTATTGCGCAGCTCATTACACTTCCGCTCATTCTTTATCATTTTTATGAATGGAACGTCATAAGCCTTCCGTTAAATATGATCTATATTCCATTTATCACAATGGTTGCTCTCCCCTCGTCATTTCTAGCAAGTTTGTTTGACTTATTCCTTCCAAGTTTTTTAAATCTCCCGTACTATTTGCTTGAAACGATTGTGCCACCTGTTCATCACACCTTAATGTACATTAATCGCTTCTCACTTGGGTCATACAATCCAGGCAAGCCAAGTGATTGGCAGCTATCTTTAATGTATGTTGTCATTCTGTATGTGCTTTACATATGGGAAATTCAGCGCAAAAAGTGGATGATGCACTCTCTTTTATGGATACTTATTGTTCTGGTGAGTATGAAACTTACGCCATACCTTAAATTAGAGGCAACTGTTACGATGCTTGATGTAGGACAAGGAGATAGTTATGTCATTGAACTGCCACGACGAAAAGGAGTCGTTGTCATTGATACTGGAGGCGTCATCCGTTTTTCAAGTGAACCTTGGCAAAAACGAAAGAATCAGTTTGATACAGGAAAAGATGTTGTTGTTCCATATTTAAAAGCAAAAGGTATTTCTTCTATTGATCAACTGGTGTTAACACATGGAGATCACGATCATATAGGAGGAGCGGAAGGGATGATAAGCGAGATGGCAGTGAAAGAACTTTTATACGGTAGGGGTCCGCTTACGAAAGACGGGGAGAAACAGGTACTTCGTTCATTTGCCGATGAAGGTACAAAGATTTCACTTGTAGAGGCTGGCGATTCGTGGAGCTTTGATGACAATCATTTTGTTGTGCTTTCACCATTGCCCGACGAGAGGGAAGAAGATATTAATGAACGGTCCATTGTGATCGCAGCATCGATTGAAGGGACAAGGTGGTTGTTCACTGGAGATTTAGGAGAAAAAGGTGAGAAACGTCTTATAGAACATTATCCGAACTTACAAGTAGATATATTGAAAGCAGGGCATCATGGAAGTTTAACGTCTTCATCTGAGCAGCTACTCGATCATGTGGAGCCAAAGGTTGCACTCATTTCTGTTGGGCGAAACAATCGTCATGGTCATCCGCATCCTGAGGTTATATCGAGGTTTGAAGCGCGAAGAATGAGAATCTATCGCACGGATTTTGACGGAGCCGTGCAGATTACGTGGAAACTCGGGGATATCCGTGTAGAAACGGTACTGGAATCAGACAAAACAGGACCTTAA
- the rpsT gene encoding 30S ribosomal protein S20, producing MANIKSAIKRVKTNDKRRAQNVAYKSALRTAIKNFEKKVEAGETEGAQVAFAEATKKIDKASSKGLIHKNNAARTKSRLAKQLNGLSA from the coding sequence ATGGCAAATATTAAATCCGCAATCAAACGTGTGAAAACAAATGACAAGCGTCGTGCTCAAAACGTTGCATATAAGTCAGCTCTACGTACTGCCATCAAAAACTTCGAGAAGAAAGTTGAAGCTGGAGAAACAGAAGGAGCTCAAGTAGCTTTCGCTGAAGCGACTAAAAAGATTGATAAAGCTTCAAGTAAAGGCCTTATCCATAAAAACAACGCTGCACGTACTAAGTCTCGTCTAGCTAAACAGCTTAACGGACTTTCAGCGTAA
- the gpr gene encoding GPR endopeptidase has product MDKHLDMEPFEIRTDLAIEANELYKEKQQTSKSSSGVEVTSNDIDGITVTRVTIDAEAAPKLGKKAGHYLTYESQGIRAKDTDLQATLEKVFATSFNEFLKETGVGDTDSCLVIGLGNWNVTPDALGPIAVEEILVTRHLFELAPEEVQDGFRSVSALTPGVMGLTGIETSDILFGVIDKVKPDFLIVIDALASRSIERVNTTIQITDTGIHPGSGVGNKRKEISKDTLGIPVIAIGIPTVVDAVTITSDTIDYVLKHFGREMRTGKAPSRSLVPAGMSFGEKRKLTEEDLPDEKKRETVLGIVGNLPEHEKRQLISEVLSPLGHNLMVTPKEIDVFIEDMAHVLAGGLNAALHHQVDQGNIGAYTR; this is encoded by the coding sequence ATGGACAAACATTTGGATATGGAACCATTTGAAATTCGTACAGATTTAGCAATTGAAGCGAATGAATTATATAAGGAAAAACAACAAACATCGAAGTCATCATCTGGTGTAGAGGTTACCTCAAACGATATTGATGGCATCACCGTGACTAGAGTTACAATAGACGCGGAAGCCGCACCGAAGCTAGGGAAGAAGGCTGGTCATTACTTAACCTATGAGTCTCAAGGGATACGCGCAAAGGATACAGATCTTCAAGCTACTTTGGAAAAAGTATTTGCCACCTCGTTTAACGAATTCTTAAAAGAAACGGGAGTGGGAGATACAGATTCTTGTTTGGTGATCGGGCTTGGTAACTGGAATGTGACACCGGATGCACTTGGTCCAATTGCTGTGGAAGAAATTCTTGTCACGCGGCACTTATTTGAACTGGCCCCTGAAGAGGTACAAGATGGGTTTCGTTCAGTGAGTGCATTAACTCCAGGGGTTATGGGGTTAACTGGAATTGAAACAAGTGACATTTTATTTGGCGTGATTGATAAAGTGAAACCGGACTTTTTGATTGTGATTGATGCACTGGCTTCAAGATCAATTGAACGAGTGAATACGACCATTCAAATTACAGATACCGGGATTCATCCAGGAAGTGGTGTGGGGAACAAAAGGAAAGAAATTAGTAAAGACACGCTAGGGATACCAGTCATTGCGATTGGTATTCCAACGGTTGTCGATGCGGTAACGATTACAAGCGATACGATTGATTATGTGCTTAAACACTTTGGACGAGAAATGCGAACGGGCAAAGCACCTTCAAGATCATTAGTACCTGCGGGAATGAGCTTTGGAGAAAAACGAAAGCTGACAGAGGAGGACTTACCGGACGAGAAAAAGAGAGAAACCGTCCTCGGGATTGTCGGCAACCTGCCTGAGCATGAGAAACGCCAACTTATCTCAGAGGTTCTTTCGCCACTTGGTCATAATTTAATGGTGACCCCTAAGGAGATTGATGTCTTTATCGAAGATATGGCTCATGTTTTGGCTGGCGGATTAAATGCAGCACTCCATCATCAAGTAGATCAAGGGAATATCGGTGCGTATACGCGCTAA
- a CDS encoding YqzM family protein gives MNKFEEDVQSKRNDAIDSGIGFVASFGFFATLFIIASLVDVFSQF, from the coding sequence ATGAATAAGTTTGAAGAAGACGTTCAAAGCAAACGAAATGATGCCATTGACTCTGGTATTGGGTTTGTCGCATCCTTTGGTTTCTTTGCCACCCTCTTTATTATTGCGTCACTTGTTGATGTGTTTAGTCAGTTCTAA
- the holA gene encoding DNA polymerase III subunit delta: MEYIKQLKHIRNGQISPVYFIYGTQAFIIEEMIQEILSNALSKEDQEMNVQRFRLADTPLQFIIEEAETLPFFASKKVVIVYDFYLATSQKNDSAIEHQVETLEPYLKQPLPETILLFIAPYEKLDERKKVTKQLKANATVVQASELSDHETVKWIQEQADELGIDVPDPVKRRLIDLAGTNLLQLRSELVKCQLYSGVGGEVTMEAVDQLVAKTLEQSIFDLIEWSMKGDITAAIGLYKEMVRRKEEPLMILAMLVRQLRIYLHVKELKQRSYSEKQMAGMLKLHPYVVKLAARMVAGFEEKKLKSSIMAAADTDYAIKTGKQDKELAVELFIIKLGSLSTKSFA; this comes from the coding sequence ATGGAGTACATAAAGCAATTAAAACACATTCGAAATGGGCAGATTAGCCCTGTTTATTTTATATACGGAACACAGGCTTTTATCATTGAGGAAATGATTCAAGAGATCCTCTCGAATGCGTTAAGTAAAGAAGACCAGGAAATGAACGTGCAACGATTTCGATTAGCAGACACCCCGTTACAATTTATTATAGAAGAGGCGGAGACATTGCCGTTTTTTGCTTCGAAAAAGGTAGTCATCGTATACGATTTCTACTTGGCGACCAGTCAAAAAAATGATTCAGCTATTGAACATCAGGTTGAAACATTAGAGCCTTATTTAAAACAACCTCTTCCAGAGACCATCTTACTTTTTATTGCTCCTTATGAGAAATTAGATGAACGTAAAAAAGTAACAAAGCAACTTAAAGCCAATGCGACGGTTGTTCAAGCGTCTGAGTTATCGGATCATGAAACGGTAAAATGGATTCAGGAGCAAGCAGACGAACTGGGCATTGATGTCCCTGACCCTGTAAAAAGACGACTTATTGATTTAGCAGGAACAAATTTATTGCAGCTTCGTTCCGAACTAGTGAAGTGTCAGCTCTATTCAGGAGTTGGAGGGGAAGTGACGATGGAAGCTGTAGATCAACTAGTGGCTAAAACGCTTGAGCAGTCGATCTTTGATTTAATTGAATGGTCAATGAAGGGTGATATCACAGCGGCAATCGGATTATATAAAGAGATGGTAAGGCGTAAAGAAGAGCCTTTAATGATTCTTGCCATGCTCGTTAGACAGCTTCGAATCTACCTGCATGTGAAAGAGTTAAAGCAGCGATCTTATTCCGAAAAACAAATGGCCGGCATGTTGAAATTACATCCGTACGTGGTTAAATTGGCTGCCAGGATGGTGGCGGGGTTTGAAGAGAAGAAATTAAAGTCGAGTATCATGGCGGCAGCTGATACAGATTACGCGATTAAAACCGGGAAACAGGATAAGGAACTTGCTGTAGAGCTGTTTATTATCAAGCTTGGTTCTCTTTCAACTAAATCATTTGCATAA